Sequence from the Amaranthus tricolor cultivar Red isolate AtriRed21 chromosome 1, ASM2621246v1, whole genome shotgun sequence genome:
TGGAGCCCACAAGATCAGCCCCAAGGTCGTGTGTTCGCCTAACGTTTGATAATGGATGATCCAGAACTGCCAGCCATCACATGCTGAGCAGCAGACCTTCGAGCCCTTCCACAGAGTCAACTTAAGCATCCTAGGATACACCAAGGGTAGttttggaatctctatacatggaccttTCCATCAACACCTTAAGTGCCTCCTTACGATCACAGTAAGACACCAAGAATTGATGCTGAAGGTGGGGTGTTCAAACGGATAGTACATCAGCATGAATTACACATTCTTTTTCTGATCTCTGACTTTTTAAACGTGTACATGATAGCCACGTGTTACTTTTAGCCGTTATTATTGTTTGGCTGCATAAACACTAGGCTTAGCTCTTTTTAGAAGGTCTcataactctataaataagaggccTAATCCCTTGTAATAGTTCAGTTCAGAATATTCAATTGAGATTTTTCTTCAAGTAATTGTAGTTGTAATTGCAATTGTAGTTGCAATTGTAGTTGCAATTGTAGTTGAAGGTCTCATAACTctataaaccatgtttgacctacgttacgcgcgaaattgacaaaaacgcttaaaaacccttaaaatcgcaacttatcacctaatttctagcatatgactattattttcaattctaaccattttaacacaataatatatgccaaatagtgtgccaagtttcgtgcataacaaaccatgttttctGATACGTTGTCTACTAGGAAATTAAGATCAAGACACACTAGGTTTCTTTCTAGaacaatttaacatttcaaCCAAAAAAGACAAGAGAATAAAACTTACAAAAAAGTCTACAGAAAGATAATTCATCTATcacatcctaaaatcaaacataaTAAGAGATAATAGATGGACTAAAAGAACAGTTTTCACATTGCATATCTTGTACAAAGAAATCGAAATCATAAGTGAATACATATGCAAAtgcaaataaatttaaaaaaacatttgttgCTTCCAATAATATAAGCAGTGGTCCAACCTTGAGGATGCCACAACAAAATCTCCGCAATAGAAGTTCTTGTTGAACAGGAATTTTATCCCCCAACACAtcatcattggtcattgtttatattgttgaacagaagcaacaagaacagaagcaacaatgagatatttcaatgcttattgaaattaaaaagagaaataataccttaattcgtgagttttgaagatgaacaagcaaatgactttggtttcaaacggttttgaagaatgtacacagtagaacaagcaaatgcacgaaacaagcaaacgtttgtgaacacagtagaagaagcaaacgtttgatttctgggtttgtgaatgaaaatgaagatgaacacgtacagtagaagaagcaaacgtttgatttctcggtttgtgaatgaaaatgaagatgaacacgtacagtagaagAAGCAAACGTTTGAattctgggtttgtgaatgaaaatgaagatgaacacagtagaacaagcaaatgcacgaacggtttttcaatgggttcgtttgagagaacaaagcagcagtttaatcgttttgtgaagggttttgtaaaaaaagaaactgatggcgggttttcaattaaaattccaacggacatttgctgcggttcaaaggaaaccggagcaattaagtaattttgaaggtttatttgctgcggttcatataaaaccggagcaattaaggaaattatgaagagctatttgctgcggttcggccttaaccgcagcaattaatgtgtTTTGAatgatatttgctgcggtccgtaggttaaccgcagcaattatagattttttttatcttattcattttcctatttattgctgcgaatttaaaaaaaaccgcagcaaatgatgagcagcaaatacaattttttccactagtgttattattgttttttttattattgttatgattattattattattgttatgattattattattattattattgttatgattgttatgatttttattattattattattattattattattattattattattattattattattattattattattattattattattattattattattagatttattattattattattattattattattattattattattattattattattattattattattgtttttattataattattattattattattattattattattattattattattattattattattattattattattgttattattattgttactattattgttactattattgttattattattgttattattattattattattattattattattattattataattattattattattattattattattgttgttgttattattgttattattattgttattattattattattattactattattattattattattattattactattattattattattattattattattattattattattattattattattattattgttattataattgtttttttttttagaaataagattttatttcatcaagaatcaAACCAGTTAGAAGAACATGGAGAAAATtatgcaaatccatcatgagcataaactatggccaccttctaggaaaggttccaaagcaatgctaaatcatttgtagcatcattccAAAAAGAAATTACAAGGCTTTGAGCCAATCTGTATGTCTATTGTTAGTATTACACAATTGGAGCATTCTATTCttcacttattattattattattattattattattattattattattattattattattattattattattattattattgttattattattgttttttttttgagaaataagattttatttcatcaagaatcaAACCAGTTACAAGAACATGGAGCAAATTGATGCAAATCTgtcatgagcataaactatggccaccttctaggaagggttccaaagcaatATTAAATCATTTGTACCATCATTCCAAAAAGAAATTACAAGGCTTTGAGCAAATCTATATgtctattgttattattattattattattattattattattattattattattattattattattattattattactactactactattattactattattattattattattattattattattattattattattattattattattattattattattattattactattattactattattactattattattaatattattattattattattattattattattattattattattattattattattattattactaatattactattattactattattactataattactattattattataattattattattattattattattattattattattattattattattattattattattattattaatattatttttatttttatttttatttttattatttttatttttattattattattattattattattattattattattattattattattattattattattattattattattattattattattattattattactattattattattattactattattactattattactattattattattattattattattattattattattattattattattattattattattattattattattattattattattatttttactattattattattattattattattattattattattattattattattattaatattattattattattattactattattactattattactattattactttttttagtattattattattattattatttttattattattattattattattattattattattattattattattattattattattattattattattattattattattattactattatttttattattactattattattatttttattattattattattattattattattattattattattattattattattattattattattagtattattattattattattattattattattattattattattattattattattattattattattattattattattattattattattattattattattattattattgctattgttattgctattgttattgttattgttattgttattgttattgttattattattgtaattgttaatgttattgttattgttattgttattgttattattgttattgttattgttattgttattgttattgttattgttattattattgttattattattattattattattattattattattattattattattattattattattattattattattattattattattattattgtttttattattattattgttattattattattattattattattattattattattattattattattgttattattattgttactattattgttattattattgttattattattattattattattattattattattattattattattattattattattattattattgttgttattattgtaattattattgttattattattattattactattattattattattattattattattattactattattattattattattattattattattattattattattattattattattattattattattattattgttattataattgtttttttttttgagaaataagattttatttcatcaagaatcaAACCAGTTACAAGAACATGGAGAAAATtatgcaaatccatcatgagcataaactatggccaccttctaggaaaggttccaaagcaatgctaaatcatttgtagcatcattccAAAAAGAAATTACAAGGCTTTGAGCCAATCTGTAtgtctattattagtattacaGAATTGGAGCATTCTATTCttcacttattattattattattattattattattattattattattattattattattattattattattattgttattattattgttttttttttgagaaataagattttatttcatcaagaatcaAACCAGTTACAAGAACATGGAGCAAATTGATGCAAATCTgtcatgagcataaactatggccaccttctaggaagagTTCCAAAGGAATattaaatcatttgtagcatcattccAAAAAGAAATTACAAGGCTTTAAGCAAATCTATATGtctattgttgttattattattattattattattattattattattattattattattattattattactattatttttattattactattattattatttttattattattattattattattattattattattattattattattattattattattattattattattattattattattaatattactattattactattattactataagtactattattattattattattattattattattattattattattattattattattattattatttattttttttttttttattttttttttatttttttattatttttatttttattattattattattattattattattattattattattattattattattattattattattattattattattattactattattactattattattattattactattattactattattactattattattattattattattattattattattattattattattattattattattattattattattattattattattattattatttttactattattattattattattattattattattattattattattattattattattattattattattattactattattactattattactattattactttttttagtattattattattattattatttttattattattattattattattattattattattattattattattattattattattattattattattattattattattactattatttttattattactattattattatttttattattattattattattattattattattattattattattattattattattattattattattattattattattattattattattattattattattattgctattgttattgctattgttattgctattgttattgttattgttattgttattattattgtaattgttaatgttattgttattgttattgttattgttattgttattgttattgttattgttattattattattattattattattattattattattattattattattattattattattattattattatttatattattattattattattattattattattattattattattattattattattattattattattattattattattattattattattattagtattattactattattactattatttttattattactattattactattattactattattattattattattattattattattattattattattattattattattattattattattattattattaatattattattattattattattattattattattattattattattatttttactattattattattattattattattattattattattattattattattattattattattattattattactattattactattattactttttttagtattattattattattatttttatttttattattattattattattattattattattattattattattattattattattattattattattattactattattactattatttttattattactattattattattttattattattattattattattattattattattattattattattattattattattattattattattattattattattattattattattattattattattgctattgttattgctattgttattgttattgttattgttattgttattgttattattattgtaattgttaatgttattgttattgttattgttattgttattattgttattgtcattgttattgttattgttattgttattattattgttattattattattattattattattattattattattattattattattattattattattattattattattattattattattattattaatattattattattattattactattattattattattactattattactattattactattattattattattattatttttattattattattattatttttattattattattattattattattattattattattattattattattattattattattactattattattattattactattattactattattactttgattactattactattattattattattattattattattattattattattattattattattattattattattattattattattattattattattattattattgttattattattattattattattattattattattattattattattattattattattactattattattattattactattattactattattattagtattattattattattattattattattattattattattattattattattattactattattattattattattattattattattattattattattattattattattattattattattattattattattattattactattattactattattactattattactttttttagtattattattattattattattattattattattattattattattattattattattattattattattactattattactattatttttattattactattattattatttttattattattattattattattattaatattattattattattatttttattattattattattattattattattattattagtattattattattattattattattattattattattattattattattattattattattgttattattattattattattattattattattattattattattattattattattattattattattattattactattattattattattactattattactattattactattattattattattattattattattattattattattattattattattattattattattattattactattattactattattactttttttagtattattattattattattattatttttattattattattattattattattattattattattattattattattattattattattgttactattattactattattattattattactattattactattattactattattattattattattattattattattattattattattattattattattattattattattattattattattattattattattattattacttttttagtattattattattattatttttattattattattattattattattattattattattattattattattattattattattattattattattactattattactattatttttattattactattattactatttttattattattattattattattattattattattattattattattattattattattattattattattattataagtattattat
This genomic interval carries:
- the LOC130808459 gene encoding uncharacterized protein LOC130808459 translates to NNNNNNNNNNNNNNINNYNNNNNNNNNNNSNNNSNNNSNNNNNNNNNNNNNNNNNNNNNNNNNNNTNNNNNNKNNNNSNNKNNSNNNNNNNNNNNNNNNNNNNNNNNNNNNNKNNNNNNNTKKSNNSNNSNNSNNNNNNNNNNSNNNNNNNNNNNNNNNNNNNNNNNNNNNNNNNSNNNNNNNNNNNNNNNNNNNNNNNNNNKNNNNNNNNNNNNNNNNNNNNNNNNNNNNNNNNNNNNNNNNNNNNNNNNNNNNNNNNNNINNYNNNNNNNNNNNNNNNSNNNSNNNNNNNNNNNNNNNNNNNNNNNNNNNNNNNNNNNNNTNNNNNNNNNNNNNNNNNNNNNKNNNNSNNKNNSNNNNNNNNNNNNNNNNNNNNNNNNNNNNKNNNNNN